A stretch of the Canis lupus familiaris isolate Mischka breed German Shepherd unplaced genomic scaffold, alternate assembly UU_Cfam_GSD_1.0 chrUn_S226H386, whole genome shotgun sequence genome encodes the following:
- the LOC119879081 gene encoding integrator complex subunit 6-like, translated as MSDKAEEFAVGPENQMKRRGEPISPPPSKRMMSMALLSMKQEGEGVSYPGGSAMSLEDDPKVTGMSVSGEMPDKLQIPVEISAEMKQQLKKEIQRFGQKYERVFKLLEGVQGPLELREKICCIFRQGNSKI; from the exons ATGTCCGATAAAGCAGAGGAGTTTGCTGTTGGGCCTGAAAATCAAATGAAACGTCGTGGAGAACCCATTAGTCCTCCTCCATCTAAGAGAATGATGAGCATGGCCCTGCTGTCAATGaaacaggaaggagagggagtgtCCTACCCTGGGGGCTCAGCCATGTCCTTGGAAG ATGACCCCAAGGTCACAGGAATGTCTGTGTCAGGAGAAATGCCAGATAAATTGCAGATACCAGTGGAAATCAGTGCTGAAATGAAACAACaattaaagaaggaaattcaACGTTTTGGACAAA AATATGAAAGAGTCTTCAAATTGCTTGAAGGAGTGCAAGGACCTCTGGAATTGCGGGAAAAAATTTGCTGTATTTTCCGTCAAGGGAACAGCAAG atttaa